A genomic segment from Dehalococcoidia bacterium encodes:
- a CDS encoding LLM class flavin-dependent oxidoreductase → MKANFGITLVPEKYTNFLEWVKLTDELGYDILGIGDSQSLFRELYVSCALAAINTKHVRLGPRVSNPLTRHPAVTGGAIASVEELAPGRVFLGLGTGDSAILNLGLRPAKMADVREYVTALRELFAKHETVYQGRTVRLTWPTCAVPIYIAAEGPKTLRMAGQIADGVVVGIGLTPELIKDALGYIHAGARDVGRDPSTIDIWFLAKGNIGESRAKVIDDMRMALAASAHHAFRFTLEGKHVPPHLVDKVERLKREYRPSEHEQLGANRHNAQMVDELGVKDFLAERFAIAGTPKDCIEHIERCVAAGATQFWISAHVPDRLYYLRTLAEKVIPHFK, encoded by the coding sequence CATCGGCGATTCCCAGTCGCTCTTTCGCGAGCTTTACGTCTCCTGCGCCCTGGCCGCGATAAACACGAAGCACGTGCGCCTGGGGCCGCGCGTGTCCAATCCGCTGACGCGCCACCCGGCGGTCACGGGCGGGGCCATCGCCAGCGTGGAGGAGTTGGCCCCTGGACGCGTGTTCCTGGGCCTGGGCACCGGCGACAGCGCCATCCTGAATCTGGGGCTGCGGCCCGCCAAGATGGCCGACGTTCGTGAGTATGTCACCGCCCTGCGCGAGCTTTTCGCCAAGCATGAGACGGTCTATCAGGGCCGCACCGTGCGCCTCACGTGGCCCACTTGCGCCGTGCCCATCTACATTGCCGCCGAGGGGCCAAAGACCCTTCGCATGGCAGGCCAGATCGCCGACGGCGTGGTCGTCGGAATTGGCCTGACGCCGGAGCTTATCAAGGACGCGCTGGGCTACATCCATGCCGGCGCGCGCGACGTGGGGCGCGACCCCTCGACCATTGACATCTGGTTTCTGGCTAAAGGGAACATCGGCGAGAGCCGGGCGAAGGTGATTGACGACATGCGGATGGCCCTGGCGGCCAGCGCCCATCACGCCTTTCGCTTCACCCTGGAGGGCAAGCACGTGCCTCCGCACCTGGTGGACAAGGTGGAGCGCCTCAAGAGAGAGTACCGCCCCAGCGAGCATGAGCAGTTGGGCGCTAACCGGCACAACGCGCAGATGGTGGATGAACTGGGAGTAAAGGACTTTCTGGCGGAGCGCTTCGCCATCGCGGGGACGCCGAAGGACTGCATCGAGCATATCGAGCGGTGCGTGGCGGCGGGCGCCACTCAGTTCTGGATCAGCGCCCACGTTCCCGACAGGCTATACTATCTCCGTACTCTGGCGGAAAAGGTCATTCCGCACTTCAAGTAA